Proteins encoded within one genomic window of Halodesulfurarchaeum formicicum:
- a CDS encoding isocitrate/isopropylmalate dehydrogenase family protein: MTHEIAVIPGDGIGSEVIPAAIEVLEALEVDFEFTEAEAGDHLLEAGREPLPEATEALAAEADATLFGAAGETAADVIIPLRAAVDSFVNVRPARTYPGVDAVKSETDLVFLRENTEGVYAGHEDDLSENLSTLTRVVTDEAAERLAEYACEYAPEGFTIAHKANVMRKTDGRFRDAVARVAEENDVETDEVLIDALAMHLVLRPEEYDVIVTPNLAGDVLSDLAAGLVGGLGLLPSANVGPERALFEPVHGSAPDIAGEGIANPSATILSAAMLLDYLAEPEAAERVRTAVEATLEAGPRTPDLGGEGTTEDVTRAILSRL, from the coding sequence ATGACCCACGAGATCGCCGTGATCCCCGGGGACGGCATCGGTAGCGAGGTCATTCCGGCCGCGATCGAAGTACTAGAGGCCCTCGAGGTGGACTTCGAGTTCACCGAGGCCGAGGCCGGCGACCACCTCCTCGAAGCGGGCCGCGAGCCCCTGCCCGAAGCGACCGAAGCGCTGGCCGCCGAGGCCGACGCAACCCTCTTCGGGGCGGCCGGCGAGACGGCCGCTGACGTGATCATCCCGCTCCGGGCCGCCGTCGACTCCTTCGTGAACGTCCGCCCCGCGCGAACGTACCCGGGTGTGGACGCCGTCAAGAGCGAGACCGACCTGGTCTTCCTCCGGGAGAACACCGAAGGCGTGTACGCGGGCCACGAGGACGACCTGAGCGAGAATCTCAGCACGCTGACCCGGGTCGTCACCGACGAGGCCGCAGAGCGACTGGCCGAGTACGCCTGTGAGTACGCCCCCGAGGGCTTCACCATCGCGCACAAGGCAAACGTCATGCGGAAGACCGACGGCCGATTCCGCGACGCCGTCGCCCGCGTGGCCGAAGAAAACGACGTCGAGACCGACGAGGTACTCATCGACGCGCTGGCGATGCACCTGGTCTTGCGTCCGGAGGAGTACGACGTGATCGTCACGCCGAACCTGGCCGGAGACGTGCTCTCGGATCTGGCGGCGGGGCTGGTCGGCGGCCTCGGCCTGCTCCCGAGTGCGAACGTCGGGCCGGAGCGGGCGCTGTTCGAGCCAGTTCACGGGTCGGCCCCGGACATCGCCGGCGAGGGTATCGCCAACCCCAGCGCGACGATCCTGAGTGCGGCGATGTTGCTCGACTACCTTGCGGAACCGGAAGCGGCCGAACGCGTCCGCACGGCCGTCGAGGCGACCCTCGAAGCCGGCCCGCGGACGCCCGATTTGGGCGGCGAGGGCACGACCGAGGACGTGACCCGGGCGATTCTCTCGCGACTGTAA
- a CDS encoding COG1361 S-layer family protein has protein sequence MKQLRVVLLAVLVAGSVLAVPVAAIEDPRFETMVSEPQLQPGVEQSLAVTITNDDEDPDDRVETASNVLVTATGGSTPIDVHSGQRRLTDLPDGASDTVEFTVEVPADLPGGTYELPIEITYEYEGDERETDTIYATVEVPERPIFEVTERATDLYVGETGVLNLSVRNNGSVPATDATLAVAAPNSALTVGEGTANAHVTELAPGSTTEIAVPVTASQSAVANAYPVTVTPTYNNENGIERTAPSLSIGATPKRGSRIDVREVTGTVVAGETNRVEVTLENAGSTTLTESVLHLEAVSPGLTFDGAATTAQFLGAWAPGETRTVSTDVTIGEGAEPGDAPIEATVAFVHPTGLSARAGPTTLGVGPPAGGPIEFDAVEITHQGPGAVLSAQVTNQGEKRLENAVATLESVDPTIDVGGPATIGTLDPDETATIAVELDGAPGVNPATGAFQAQLQYDRADQPYRSDRTTLRPAVTAPKHLFEVTPRNATFEIDATNELRVTVENEGETQLTDLRARLSVREPYTSQSPTAFVESLGPGESAILTFEVTTPEDGVPTTDVLSLNLTAETPADRTVVDGPHRVPVTIDSPSGGTSGSTAVAIGAVVVILILAGGWWWLNR, from the coding sequence ATGAAACAACTCCGGGTCGTTCTGCTGGCCGTGCTGGTGGCCGGCAGCGTGCTCGCCGTGCCAGTGGCGGCGATCGAGGACCCTCGCTTCGAGACGATGGTCTCCGAACCGCAGCTCCAGCCGGGTGTCGAACAGTCCCTCGCGGTGACGATCACGAACGACGACGAGGACCCCGATGACCGCGTGGAGACGGCCTCGAACGTCCTGGTGACCGCGACTGGCGGCTCGACCCCGATCGACGTGCACTCCGGCCAGCGGCGGCTCACGGACCTGCCGGATGGGGCCTCAGACACCGTCGAATTCACCGTCGAAGTGCCGGCCGACCTCCCGGGGGGCACCTACGAACTACCGATCGAGATTACCTACGAGTACGAGGGCGACGAGCGTGAGACCGACACCATTTACGCGACTGTCGAGGTCCCCGAGCGACCGATCTTCGAGGTGACCGAACGGGCGACAGATCTCTACGTGGGCGAGACTGGCGTCCTCAACCTCTCGGTTCGGAACAACGGTTCGGTGCCCGCAACCGACGCGACTCTCGCAGTCGCCGCGCCGAATTCCGCACTGACCGTCGGCGAGGGGACTGCAAACGCCCACGTCACCGAGTTGGCACCCGGGAGTACCACAGAAATCGCCGTTCCCGTCACGGCGAGTCAGTCCGCAGTCGCCAACGCGTATCCCGTGACCGTCACGCCGACCTACAACAACGAGAACGGCATCGAGCGGACAGCCCCCTCGCTCTCGATCGGGGCGACACCGAAGCGCGGCTCCCGGATCGACGTTCGCGAGGTGACCGGGACAGTCGTCGCGGGCGAGACGAACCGCGTCGAGGTGACCCTCGAAAATGCGGGCTCCACGACGCTTACCGAATCCGTCCTGCACCTGGAAGCCGTCTCGCCGGGGCTCACTTTCGACGGGGCAGCCACGACCGCACAGTTCCTGGGGGCCTGGGCCCCCGGGGAGACCCGCACCGTCTCGACTGACGTGACCATTGGCGAGGGAGCCGAACCCGGTGACGCCCCGATCGAGGCGACTGTTGCCTTCGTCCATCCGACTGGCCTCTCTGCGCGGGCTGGACCCACCACCCTCGGTGTGGGCCCGCCTGCAGGCGGTCCCATCGAGTTCGACGCCGTGGAAATCACCCACCAGGGACCGGGGGCCGTGCTCTCCGCCCAGGTGACAAACCAGGGCGAAAAGCGGCTCGAAAACGCCGTGGCCACCCTGGAGTCGGTCGATCCGACGATCGACGTGGGCGGACCGGCGACGATCGGGACCCTCGACCCGGATGAGACGGCAACGATCGCCGTCGAGTTGGACGGTGCACCCGGAGTGAACCCTGCCACCGGGGCCTTCCAGGCACAACTCCAGTACGACCGCGCCGACCAGCCGTACCGAAGCGACCGAACGACGCTTCGACCCGCGGTCACCGCTCCGAAACACCTCTTCGAGGTGACGCCGCGAAACGCCACCTTCGAGATCGACGCCACCAACGAACTGCGGGTGACCGTCGAAAACGAGGGCGAGACACAATTAACCGACCTCAGAGCCCGGCTGTCAGTCCGGGAACCCTACACCAGCCAATCCCCGACCGCCTTCGTCGAATCCCTCGGCCCTGGTGAATCGGCGATCCTGACCTTCGAGGTCACCACCCCGGAGGACGGGGTCCCGACCACGGATGTCCTGTCCCTGAACCTGACCGCCGAGACGCCGGCTGACCGAACCGTCGTCGACGGTCCCCATCGGGTGCCGGTGACCATCGACAGTCCCAGCGGCGGGACGAGTGGGTCCACCGCCGTCGCCATCGGGGCCGTCGTCGTGATCCTCATCCTGGCCGGGGGCTGGTGGTGGCTCAACCGGTGA
- the ilvC gene encoding ketol-acid reductoisomerase, with product MTEEFTRPVYYDEDADSSQIDTKTVAVLGYGSQGHAHAQNLSDSGVDVVVGLREGSSSRDAAEADGLRVATPTAAAAEADIVSMLVPDTVQPAVYEAIEPELDEGDTLQFAHGFNIHYNQIEPPEGVDVTMVAPKSPGHLVRRNYEAGEGTPALVAIYQDETGEALEEALAYAQGIGCARAGVIETSFQEETESDLFGEQAVLCGGVTSLVKTGYETLTENGYSPEMAYFEVLNELKLIVDLMYEGGLGEMWDSVSDTAEYGGLTRGDVVVDEEVKANMEEILTEIQDGEFAREWIAENQAGRPSYTQLRNAESEREIEEVGDRLRSMFAWADDE from the coding sequence ATGACAGAGGAATTCACCCGACCGGTATACTACGACGAAGACGCGGACAGCTCACAGATCGACACAAAGACCGTCGCCGTCCTCGGCTACGGCAGCCAGGGCCACGCCCACGCCCAGAACCTCTCGGACAGCGGGGTCGACGTGGTCGTCGGCCTCCGGGAGGGTTCGTCCTCCCGGGACGCCGCCGAGGCCGACGGGCTCCGGGTCGCCACGCCCACGGCCGCGGCCGCCGAGGCCGACATCGTCTCGATGCTGGTCCCCGATACGGTCCAGCCCGCAGTGTACGAGGCCATCGAACCCGAACTGGACGAGGGTGATACCCTCCAGTTCGCCCACGGGTTCAACATCCACTACAACCAGATCGAGCCGCCCGAAGGCGTCGACGTAACCATGGTCGCACCGAAGAGCCCCGGACACCTGGTACGACGCAACTACGAGGCCGGCGAGGGCACGCCCGCGCTGGTCGCGATCTACCAGGACGAGACGGGCGAGGCCCTCGAGGAGGCCCTGGCCTACGCCCAGGGCATCGGCTGTGCCCGGGCCGGCGTCATCGAGACGAGCTTCCAGGAGGAGACCGAATCGGACCTCTTCGGCGAGCAGGCCGTCCTCTGTGGCGGGGTCACGAGCCTGGTGAAAACGGGCTACGAGACCCTGACCGAGAACGGCTACAGCCCCGAGATGGCCTACTTCGAGGTCCTCAACGAGCTCAAACTCATCGTGGACCTGATGTACGAGGGCGGGCTCGGCGAGATGTGGGACTCGGTGTCGGACACCGCCGAGTACGGCGGCCTGACCCGCGGCGACGTCGTCGTCGACGAGGAGGTCAAGGCGAACATGGAGGAGATCCTGACGGAGATCCAGGACGGCGAGTTCGCCCGCGAGTGGATCGCGGAGAACCAGGCCGGTCGGCCGTCCTACACGCAACTCCGCAACGCCGAGAGCGAGCGGGAGATCGAAGAGGTCGGGGACCGCCTGCGGTCGATGTTCGCGTGGGCCGACGATGAGTGA
- the leuC gene encoding 3-isopropylmalate dehydratase large subunit, whose product MSEGTLYDHVWNEHLVETLPTGQDQLFVGLHLIHEVTSPQAFGMLRERDLDVAFPERTHATVDHVIPTKDRSRPLEDEAAEEMLSALETNTSEAGITYSGPETGDQGIAHVVGPEQGLTQPGMTIVCGDSHTATHGAFGALAFGIGTSQIRDVLATGSVAAEKHDVRRIEITGELSEAATVKDLVLGLIRELGTDGGVGYVYEYGGPVVEAMSMEERMTLANMSIEGGATAGYINPDETTYEYLQGRDAVPEGEAFEERKAYWESIRSNPDAIYDDVVEFDASQIEPSVTWGITPGQVVGVTEPIPAPADLPAGQRDAAERAYEHMDVSPGETMDGYGVDVVFLGSCTNGRLPDLRAAAEVLEGHEVDTDVEALAVPGSQRVKAAAEAEGLDSIFREAGFEWRDAGCSMCLGMNGDRLEDGQVSASSTNRNFVGRQGSKDGRTILMSPEMVAAAAIEGEVTDVRTLDQ is encoded by the coding sequence ATGAGTGAGGGCACCCTGTACGACCACGTCTGGAACGAGCACCTGGTCGAGACCCTGCCGACGGGCCAGGACCAGTTGTTCGTCGGGCTGCACCTGATCCACGAGGTCACGAGCCCCCAGGCGTTCGGGATGCTCCGGGAGCGGGACCTGGACGTCGCGTTCCCCGAGCGAACTCACGCGACCGTCGATCACGTCATCCCGACGAAGGATCGGTCGCGACCGCTCGAAGACGAGGCCGCAGAGGAGATGCTCTCGGCCCTGGAGACGAACACCAGTGAGGCCGGTATCACCTACTCCGGCCCCGAGACGGGTGATCAGGGGATCGCCCACGTGGTCGGTCCGGAGCAGGGGCTCACCCAGCCCGGCATGACCATCGTCTGTGGCGACAGTCACACCGCCACCCACGGGGCCTTCGGCGCGCTGGCCTTCGGGATCGGGACGAGCCAGATCCGGGACGTCCTCGCGACTGGCTCGGTCGCCGCGGAGAAACACGACGTCCGGCGCATCGAGATCACGGGCGAGTTGAGCGAGGCCGCGACGGTCAAGGACCTCGTACTCGGGCTTATCCGCGAACTCGGCACGGACGGCGGCGTGGGCTACGTCTATGAGTACGGCGGCCCCGTCGTCGAGGCCATGTCCATGGAGGAGCGAATGACCCTCGCGAACATGTCCATCGAGGGCGGTGCGACTGCGGGGTACATCAACCCCGACGAGACCACCTACGAGTACCTGCAGGGCCGCGACGCGGTCCCCGAAGGGGAGGCCTTCGAGGAGCGAAAGGCCTACTGGGAGTCGATCCGGTCGAACCCCGATGCGATCTACGACGACGTCGTCGAGTTCGACGCCTCCCAGATCGAGCCGTCTGTCACCTGGGGGATCACCCCGGGGCAGGTCGTCGGCGTCACCGAGCCGATTCCGGCCCCGGCGGATCTTCCGGCCGGCCAGCGAGATGCCGCCGAGCGAGCCTACGAGCACATGGACGTCTCGCCGGGCGAAACCATGGACGGCTACGGCGTCGACGTGGTCTTCCTCGGTTCCTGTACGAACGGCCGGTTGCCCGACCTGCGGGCTGCCGCCGAAGTCCTCGAGGGCCACGAGGTCGACACGGACGTAGAAGCCCTGGCCGTGCCAGGGAGCCAGCGGGTCAAGGCCGCCGCCGAGGCGGAGGGCCTCGATTCGATCTTCCGCGAGGCCGGCTTCGAGTGGCGTGACGCGGGCTGTTCGATGTGTCTGGGGATGAACGGCGACCGCCTGGAGGACGGCCAGGTTTCGGCCTCCTCGACGAATCGCAACTTCGTCGGTCGCCAGGGCAGCAAGGACGGCCGGACGATCCTGATGAGTCCCGAGATGGTCGCCGCCGCGGCGATCGAAGGCGAAGTGACCGACGTGCGAACCCTCGACCAATGA
- a CDS encoding ABC transporter ATP-binding protein yields MPAIEVQALTKRFGETVANDALEFRVESGEIFGFLGPNGAGKTTTLRTLLGLLSPTSGTATVLGADVRDEEPLRQARKRIGYLPAELSFTESVTGESFLGYQAALKGDERLTEMTDLFDPPLEKPIRTYSSGNRQMLGLIQAFMHDPDLVIMDEPTSGLDPLKQERLNSFLRAEREAGTTIFFSSHVLGEVRRVCDRVGIIREGELVALEDIDSLLRKGGKRVRLHTDEPLDEDALALPGIVDFEQVGTVTRFTFTGDYNELLAALSTYSLIDMEIEEPPLEEVFMHYYGDDRGDR; encoded by the coding sequence ATGCCGGCGATCGAGGTTCAAGCGCTGACAAAGCGCTTCGGCGAGACTGTCGCGAACGACGCCCTCGAATTTCGCGTCGAAAGCGGGGAGATATTCGGCTTCCTCGGGCCGAACGGAGCCGGCAAGACGACCACGTTGCGAACGCTGCTCGGGTTGCTCTCCCCGACGAGCGGGACCGCCACCGTCCTGGGGGCCGACGTCCGGGACGAGGAACCACTCAGGCAGGCCCGAAAACGGATCGGCTACCTGCCCGCCGAGTTGAGTTTCACCGAGTCGGTGACCGGGGAGTCGTTTCTCGGCTATCAGGCCGCCCTGAAGGGCGATGAGCGACTGACTGAAATGACCGACCTCTTCGACCCGCCACTCGAAAAGCCCATCCGAACCTACTCCTCGGGCAACCGTCAGATGCTCGGCCTCATCCAGGCGTTCATGCACGACCCCGATCTGGTCATCATGGACGAGCCCACAAGCGGGCTCGATCCGCTCAAACAGGAACGGCTCAACAGCTTCCTCCGGGCCGAGCGAGAGGCTGGCACGACGATCTTCTTCTCATCACACGTGCTGGGCGAGGTGCGGCGAGTCTGTGATCGGGTCGGGATCATCCGCGAGGGCGAACTGGTCGCCCTGGAGGACATCGACTCGCTTTTGCGCAAGGGTGGCAAGCGGGTCCGACTCCATACCGACGAGCCACTCGACGAAGACGCCCTGGCCCTCCCGGGGATCGTCGACTTCGAGCAGGTCGGGACGGTGACTCGCTTTACCTTCACGGGGGATTACAACGAGCTATTGGCAGCGCTCTCGACGTACTCGCTGATCGACATGGAGATCGAGGAACCGCCACTGGAGGAGGTCTTCATGCATTACTACGGGGACGACCGGGGGGACCGATGA
- a CDS encoding metal-dependent hydrolase, whose amino-acid sequence MPGYDEHVGAAKMVAMLVAPLITGLTYVLTGDPWLAAVGLLGSGLVVVGGMAPDLDSNSSIPRRRLVAVISSLLVLAIGVFVGRYWELLVAVVEGSASERLPTVPPELLVVLLVAAAVTIVLAKTDDGLQAILPAHRGLLHELAFWVGVGAACGTGLYVAGPALGFSPTATLYSAIVLPALFLFGVSVHLVQDGEIV is encoded by the coding sequence ATGCCTGGATACGACGAACACGTTGGTGCGGCCAAGATGGTCGCCATGCTTGTCGCCCCGTTGATAACTGGGCTCACGTACGTCCTGACCGGGGACCCGTGGCTCGCGGCAGTGGGGCTGCTGGGCTCGGGATTGGTCGTCGTGGGCGGAATGGCCCCGGATCTGGACTCGAACAGTTCGATCCCCCGTCGGCGGCTGGTCGCTGTCATCAGCAGTCTCCTCGTGCTCGCGATCGGTGTCTTCGTCGGGCGCTACTGGGAGTTGCTCGTCGCGGTCGTCGAGGGCTCCGCGAGCGAACGCCTGCCGACGGTCCCACCGGAATTGCTGGTCGTCTTGCTAGTGGCTGCAGCGGTGACGATCGTGCTGGCGAAAACTGACGACGGCCTGCAAGCCATCTTGCCCGCGCATCGCGGCCTGTTGCACGAACTGGCCTTCTGGGTCGGGGTCGGGGCGGCGTGTGGTACCGGGCTCTACGTCGCCGGTCCGGCGCTGGGGTTCTCGCCGACGGCCACGCTGTACTCGGCCATCGTGCTGCCGGCACTGTTCCTCTTTGGCGTCTCCGTGCATCTCGTGCAGGACGGCGAGATCGTCTGA
- a CDS encoding homoserine kinase translates to MLTVTAPATSANLGSGFDVFGVAFDRPLDVVRVERAPETTIEVSGVGSQYIPTDPAKNTAGVVAQELGTPARIVIDKGVRPSSGLGSSAASAAAAAVALSELYDTDHTREDLVWVAAEGEAAVSGSAHADNVAPAIMGGFTVVREDGVESVDAKVPLVACLPETVVSTREARGVLPSTVDLSTMTETVGNAATLTIGMHRNDPELIGQGMAESTVTPARAALIDGYERAVEAATAAGATGVTVSGAGPALLAVTHQGDQRAVAGAMVDAFESIDIDARTFSTMIGSGATVH, encoded by the coding sequence ATGCTGACGGTCACGGCTCCAGCGACGAGTGCGAATCTCGGGAGCGGGTTCGACGTGTTCGGCGTGGCCTTCGACCGCCCGCTGGACGTGGTGCGGGTCGAGCGGGCCCCCGAAACCACGATCGAAGTGAGCGGCGTCGGGAGCCAGTACATTCCGACAGACCCCGCGAAGAACACCGCTGGCGTCGTGGCTCAGGAACTGGGAACCCCGGCCCGGATCGTCATCGACAAGGGCGTCCGGCCGTCCTCCGGGCTGGGTTCCTCTGCCGCGAGCGCCGCCGCCGCGGCCGTGGCACTCTCCGAGCTGTACGACACCGATCACACCCGCGAGGACCTGGTCTGGGTCGCCGCCGAGGGCGAGGCGGCGGTCTCGGGCTCTGCGCACGCCGACAACGTGGCCCCGGCCATCATGGGCGGGTTTACGGTCGTGCGGGAGGACGGCGTCGAATCCGTGGACGCGAAGGTCCCACTGGTGGCCTGTCTCCCGGAAACCGTGGTTTCAACCCGTGAGGCTCGTGGGGTCCTCCCGTCGACGGTCGATCTGTCGACCATGACCGAGACGGTGGGCAACGCCGCGACGCTCACGATCGGCATGCACCGAAACGATCCCGAACTGATCGGTCAGGGCATGGCCGAGTCGACTGTCACGCCCGCCCGGGCCGCGCTCATCGACGGCTACGAGCGGGCAGTCGAGGCCGCCACCGCGGCCGGCGCGACTGGCGTCACCGTCAGCGGGGCCGGCCCGGCACTGCTGGCTGTGACTCATCAGGGCGACCAGCGGGCCGTCGCCGGTGCGATGGTGGATGCCTTCGAGTCGATCGACATCGACGCTCGAACCTTCTCCACGATGATCGGGTCCGGCGCGACGGTGCACTAA
- a CDS encoding C69 family dipeptidase, translating to MKGPPLTRRNFGSLVAAGITLPSIAGAASGQSDTTGQEAKIDDRAGGTEIHTPEKSMGIYVGSDLTEDGSTILAGFGHEPSSHWLEIVPHQEHDSDATWTVGVTENADIPGELTEIPQAEETYKYISSMYSFYAGFPPPLTNGGLNEQGVAARDIWSPSRPELVEMAEAEAPQTGPQYSDLAKAAMERASTAKEAVEIVGGLMDEHGYSTYGGNSHLFADEDEGWVFINFAHPDGDLWAAERLGSDEVRVSYPGYIQEFPVEHEDDPDYMGSEKLVSFAKGQGWWDGEGDTLNLLEVYGAGQFPAEADEYFYPEFYQGARSPPDREQDLRDMSPVSLEDALVWIRDPRWSTDFQGYGQVAHIRPDTREELQTLWTTVTSSAGTPFVPIPIATEEVPLEFEQHRYMTADAASNFLDKNWQHQEATRYATREFKRLLYLTAEHPEEFYTDVTGAIEGFEQDLLAERDEIESEAISHYESGEDQKARDLITENVRTRLLESLSLGMELADEVQATTREEFGFRRPERQEAPGETAPGTSQPMAEGGWGDMVYVYDDATHEFPREHGSFTESESTETPTTTEQEATSTETPTETDTATTETDAPGFTALTAGAGAGAAGYLLKRHVDSDD from the coding sequence ATGAAAGGACCACCACTGACCCGACGCAATTTCGGGTCACTCGTCGCCGCGGGCATCACGCTGCCGTCGATCGCTGGGGCTGCATCCGGCCAATCCGACACGACTGGCCAGGAAGCCAAAATCGACGACCGGGCAGGTGGAACGGAGATCCACACACCGGAGAAGAGCATGGGGATCTACGTGGGGAGCGATCTGACCGAGGACGGTTCGACGATCCTGGCCGGGTTCGGCCACGAGCCGTCGAGTCACTGGCTGGAGATCGTCCCCCACCAGGAACACGATTCCGATGCGACCTGGACCGTGGGCGTGACCGAGAACGCCGACATCCCGGGGGAACTCACCGAGATCCCACAGGCCGAGGAGACCTACAAGTACATCTCCTCGATGTACTCCTTTTACGCGGGCTTTCCGCCGCCCCTGACTAACGGCGGACTCAACGAACAGGGGGTCGCCGCCCGGGACATCTGGTCGCCGTCCCGACCCGAACTCGTGGAGATGGCCGAAGCCGAAGCACCACAGACCGGACCACAGTACTCCGACCTGGCGAAGGCTGCGATGGAGCGAGCGAGTACTGCGAAAGAAGCAGTCGAAATCGTCGGCGGGCTGATGGACGAACACGGCTATTCAACCTACGGCGGGAACTCACACCTGTTCGCCGACGAAGACGAGGGCTGGGTGTTCATCAACTTCGCCCATCCCGACGGCGACCTGTGGGCCGCCGAGCGTCTCGGCTCGGACGAGGTTCGGGTCTCGTATCCGGGGTATATCCAGGAGTTCCCGGTCGAACACGAGGACGACCCGGATTACATGGGCTCGGAGAAGCTCGTGAGCTTTGCGAAAGGCCAGGGCTGGTGGGACGGTGAGGGTGACACGCTCAATCTGCTCGAGGTCTACGGGGCGGGGCAGTTCCCGGCCGAGGCAGACGAGTACTTCTACCCCGAGTTCTACCAGGGAGCCCGGAGCCCGCCGGATCGAGAGCAGGACCTCCGGGACATGAGTCCGGTGAGCCTGGAGGACGCCCTCGTCTGGATCCGTGATCCACGCTGGTCGACCGACTTTCAGGGCTACGGCCAGGTCGCCCACATCCGTCCGGACACAAGGGAGGAATTGCAGACCCTGTGGACGACAGTCACCTCGTCGGCGGGGACCCCATTCGTCCCAATCCCGATCGCAACCGAGGAGGTACCCCTCGAATTCGAGCAGCATCGTTACATGACGGCGGATGCAGCGAGTAACTTCCTCGATAAGAACTGGCAGCACCAGGAGGCGACCCGATATGCGACCCGCGAGTTCAAGCGGTTGCTCTACCTGACTGCCGAGCATCCCGAGGAGTTCTACACGGACGTGACGGGCGCGATCGAGGGCTTCGAGCAAGATCTGCTCGCGGAACGAGACGAGATCGAGTCCGAGGCGATCAGCCACTACGAATCAGGCGAGGACCAAAAAGCGCGTGACCTGATCACGGAGAACGTCAGGACTCGCCTGCTCGAAAGCCTCTCCCTCGGGATGGAACTCGCCGACGAAGTGCAGGCAACCACCCGGGAAGAGTTCGGGTTCAGACGGCCAGAACGGCAGGAGGCCCCCGGTGAGACGGCTCCTGGGACGAGTCAACCGATGGCCGAAGGTGGCTGGGGCGACATGGTGTACGTCTACGACGACGCCACCCACGAGTTCCCCCGAGAACACGGCAGTTTCACCGAGTCCGAGTCGACCGAGACGCCGACGACCACGGAACAGGAAGCAACGTCCACCGAAACACCCACGGAAACTGACACGGCGACCACAGAAACCGACGCCCCAGGCTTCACGGCCCTCACGGCGGGTGCCGGCGCGGGAGCTGCCGGGTATCTGCTGAAGCGGCACGTCGACAGCGACGACTGA
- a CDS encoding 3-isopropylmalate dehydratase small subunit: MSDEPPAPRVTSVSGTGVPIRGNDIDTDQILPARFMKVVTFEGLGQYAFYDQRVESEEPHPLEDDRFREGSIMAVNANFGSGSSREHAPQALMRWGVEGLIGESFAEIFRGNCLSLGLPTVTADSETVTEIQDWIEANPDGDIEIDVAEATVTYGGKEIDVEIDDAQKRALTEGTWDTTAVMKANFEQVRERAAALPYIEDEEIPEAR, from the coding sequence ATGAGCGACGAACCACCCGCCCCGCGTGTCACGTCCGTCAGCGGCACCGGGGTCCCGATCAGGGGCAACGACATCGACACCGACCAGATCCTGCCGGCCCGGTTTATGAAGGTCGTGACCTTCGAGGGCCTGGGGCAGTATGCCTTCTACGACCAGCGGGTCGAATCCGAGGAGCCACACCCCCTCGAAGACGACCGGTTCCGCGAGGGCTCGATCATGGCGGTCAACGCGAACTTCGGATCCGGCTCCTCCCGCGAGCACGCCCCACAGGCGCTGATGCGCTGGGGCGTCGAGGGCCTGATCGGCGAGTCCTTCGCCGAGATCTTCCGCGGGAACTGCCTCTCGCTCGGCCTGCCGACGGTCACCGCCGACAGCGAGACGGTGACCGAGATCCAGGACTGGATCGAGGCCAATCCCGACGGCGACATCGAGATCGACGTGGCCGAAGCCACGGTGACCTACGGCGGCAAGGAAATCGACGTGGAGATCGACGACGCCCAGAAGCGGGCCCTGACCGAGGGCACCTGGGACACCACCGCCGTAATGAAGGCGAACTTCGAACAGGTCCGTGAACGGGCCGCGGCCCTGCCCTACATCGAGGACGAGGAGATCCCGGAGGCACGATGA
- the ilvN gene encoding acetolactate synthase small subunit, whose translation MAGPAPEDREKPTGRRNSQGIRIDPQAEAEAKPRRTVISALVDHKPGVLAKVSGLFARRQFNIESLTVGPTVDETMARMTIVVEEPEPGIEQAKRQLRKQVHTWSVREVEGAIERELALIKVDGHDPSGVAALAEMHGGQAVRADDEVVTVELTGTEEEIDAAIAAFEQFGVHEVARTGTAALASGTRSTA comes from the coding sequence ATGGCCGGCCCGGCCCCCGAGGACCGAGAGAAGCCGACAGGCCGCCGCAACTCACAGGGCATCCGCATCGACCCCCAGGCGGAAGCCGAGGCCAAGCCGCGACGGACCGTGATCTCGGCCCTGGTCGATCACAAACCCGGAGTCCTCGCGAAGGTCTCCGGCCTCTTCGCCCGCCGGCAGTTCAACATCGAGAGTTTGACTGTTGGGCCCACGGTCGATGAAACGATGGCCCGGATGACCATCGTCGTCGAGGAGCCCGAACCGGGCATCGAGCAGGCCAAACGCCAGCTCCGCAAGCAGGTCCACACCTGGTCGGTCCGGGAGGTCGAGGGCGCAATCGAGCGCGAACTCGCCCTGATCAAAGTTGACGGGCACGACCCCTCGGGGGTCGCCGCCCTCGCGGAGATGCACGGCGGACAGGCCGTGCGGGCCGACGACGAGGTCGTCACGGTCGAGTTGACGGGGACAGAGGAAGAGATCGACGCCGCCATCGCGGCGTTCGAACAGTTCGGCGTTCACGAAGTCGCCCGCACGGGCACCGCCGCCCTCGCCAGCGGCACGCGATCCACAGCATGA